Proteins found in one Brachypodium distachyon strain Bd21 chromosome 5, Brachypodium_distachyon_v3.0, whole genome shotgun sequence genomic segment:
- the LOC100832612 gene encoding protein ACCELERATED CELL DEATH 6-like, whose translation MLLEWNNDLTTQRDENGRTPLHFAAALVRQSKRGSICWQVLEANPAALYQSDNDGLFPIHVAASVGERGTITMFLNKSPSSAGLHDTKGRTFLHVAAEKKKVGIVSYGCRNQSLSWILNMQDNDGNTALHLAIQAGSLLMFCALVGNRQIHLNLTNKKGQTPLDISRCEIPPGLFDDKNSETKIHFALKVANARSGACGCDNFEEPYSHRLKHNAREESEKARESTQTLCIGVVLIATVTFGAIFALPGGYRADEHTDGGTPTLAGRYSFDAFIIASTFAFMFSSVATLSLMYSGYSILNPQSRRIYLVVALYFGSTSVTCFTAAFALGMYMVLAPIAYKTAIAICVTSPLVVLCNKLEFWLKWSLLARPLCTRIGIIRTLVIVAQRILFNLFMEFWPFIFIFVWAAYTRNQL comes from the exons ATGCTCTTGGAATGGAACAATGATCTTACCACACAAAGGGATGAAAACGGGAGAACACCTCTCCATTTTGCGGCAGCTCTGGTACGACAAAGTAAGCGAGGAAGCATATGTTGGCAAGTGTTGGAAGCTAACCCAGCTGCACTGTATCAATCAGACAACGACGGATTATTTCCAATACACGTCGCTGCCTCTGTCGGTGAAAGAGGGACAATCACTATGTTTCTTAACAAGTCTCCTAGCAGCGCGGGTTTGCACGACACTAAGGGTAGGACATTCCTTCATGTAGCTgctgagaaaaagaaagttgGAATAGTCAGTTATGGTTGCAGAAATCAATCGCTCTCATGGATTCTTAACATGCAAGACAATGATGGGAACACTGCACTACACCTAGCTATCCAGGCAGGGAGCCTTCTAATGTTTTGTGCTCTGGTAGGGAATCGGCAAATACACTTAAATTTAACAAATAAGAAAGGGCAAACTCCTCTAGATATATCACGATGTGAAATCCCTCCAGGACTGTTTGATGATAAG AACAGTGAAACAAAGATACACTTTGCTCTCAAAGTTGCTAATGCTAGAAGTGGTGCTTGTGGCTGCGATAACTTTGAAGAACCCTACAGTCACCGATTAAAACATAATGCGAGAGAAGAATCAGAAAAGGCCAGAGAATCAACACAAACTCTCTGTATTGGTGTGGTTCTAATAGCAACAGTGACGTTTGGTGCTATTTTCGCCCTACCTGGAGGTTATAGAGCTGATGAACACACTGATGGAGGCACACCAACACTTGCTGGGAGGTACTCTTTTGATGCATTCATAATAGCCAGCACATTTGCCTTCATGTTCTCCTCAGTAGCTACCTTAAGTCTCATGTATTCTGGATACTCTATTTTAAATCCACAGAGTCGCAGAATATACTTAGTCGTAGCACTGTATTTTGGGTCAACTTCGGTCACATGTTTCACTGCAGCCTTTGCACTGGGTATGTACATGGTGCTAGCTCCAATTGCTTATAAGACTGCCATTGCCATCTGTGTCACGAGTCCTCTTGTTGTCCTATGCAACAAATTGGAATTTTGGCTAAAATGGTCTCTTCTGGCACGCCCATTATGTACGAGAATTGGGATCATTCGCACATTGGTAATTGTAGCACAGAGAATCCTATTCAACCTTTTCATGGAGTTTTGGCCCTTCATATTCATCTTTGTTTGGGCTGCATATACAAGAAACCAACTTTAG